Proteins from a single region of Stappia sp. ES.058:
- a CDS encoding TrkH family potassium uptake protein → MISLRPVLNVLGFLYVGLATAMLIPAMVDVAARNADWQAFVMSALVTGLIGLLLSVAVGGSLSEGLNMRQTFVLTTLSWMTLPAFGALPFLWLGIGYADAVFEAVSGFTTTGSTVLSGLDGLPPGLLVWRSLMQWMGGVGIIVMAIVLLPFLKIGGMQLFQTESSDRSEKIVARSIELVRLIGFSYLFLTLLCALAYWVTGMSVFDAVNHAFTTIATGGYSTHDLSFGYFTNPATAWVAIVFMLIGSLPFVLLIQALRGEPLALWRDPQVRAFFGFVVLVALAVTVYLGLQHRVPFGDALRMSAFNMISVVTGTGYAFGDYTTWGAPVIVLVLLLKFVGGCTGSTTGGIKIFRFLVFFGTVRAHLRRMVRPNRVLPESYGKARLTTELSFSVLAFLVVYMGTVGVLTLALAGFDLDLVTALSAAATAVGNVGPGLGPIIGPTGNFAPLPDGAKWILSFAMLMGRLELFTVLVLLDPDFWSR, encoded by the coding sequence GTGATCTCGCTTCGCCCCGTTCTCAACGTTCTCGGCTTCCTCTATGTGGGGCTCGCCACCGCCATGCTGATCCCGGCGATGGTGGATGTGGCCGCGCGCAATGCCGACTGGCAGGCCTTCGTCATGTCGGCGCTGGTCACCGGGCTGATCGGGCTGCTGCTGTCCGTCGCCGTCGGCGGGTCGCTCAGCGAGGGGCTGAACATGCGTCAGACCTTCGTGCTGACGACGCTGTCCTGGATGACGCTGCCGGCTTTCGGGGCGTTGCCCTTCCTGTGGCTCGGCATCGGCTACGCCGACGCGGTGTTCGAGGCCGTCTCCGGTTTCACCACGACGGGGTCCACCGTGCTGTCCGGTCTCGACGGCCTGCCGCCGGGGCTGCTGGTGTGGCGTTCGCTGATGCAGTGGATGGGCGGCGTCGGCATCATCGTCATGGCCATCGTCTTGCTGCCGTTCCTCAAGATCGGCGGGATGCAGCTCTTTCAGACCGAAAGTTCCGACCGCAGCGAAAAGATCGTGGCGCGCTCCATCGAACTCGTGCGTCTGATCGGCTTTTCCTACCTGTTCCTGACCCTGCTGTGCGCGCTGGCCTACTGGGTTACGGGCATGAGCGTGTTCGATGCGGTCAACCACGCCTTTACCACCATCGCGACAGGTGGCTATTCCACGCACGACCTGTCCTTCGGCTATTTCACGAATCCGGCAACCGCCTGGGTCGCCATCGTGTTCATGCTGATCGGCTCGCTGCCCTTCGTGCTCCTGATCCAGGCGCTGCGCGGCGAACCGCTCGCCCTGTGGCGCGACCCGCAGGTGCGCGCCTTCTTCGGGTTCGTGGTGCTCGTGGCGCTGGCGGTCACGGTCTATCTCGGCCTGCAGCACCGGGTTCCCTTCGGCGACGCGCTGCGTATGTCCGCCTTCAACATGATTTCCGTGGTGACCGGCACCGGCTACGCCTTCGGCGACTATACGACCTGGGGCGCGCCGGTCATCGTGCTGGTGCTCCTGCTGAAGTTCGTCGGCGGCTGCACGGGATCGACCACGGGCGGTATCAAGATCTTCCGCTTTCTGGTCTTTTTCGGCACCGTGCGCGCGCATCTGCGCCGGATGGTCAGGCCCAACCGGGTGCTGCCGGAATCCTACGGCAAGGCGCGGCTGACGACGGAGCTCTCCTTCTCGGTGCTGGCGTTTCTTGTGGTCTACATGGGGACGGTCGGCGTCCTGACTCTCGCGCTGGCCGGGTTCGACCTCGATCTGGTCACCGCCTTGTCGGCTGCCGCCACAGCGGTGGGAAACGTCGGTCCGGGGCTTGGACCGATCATCGGGCCGACCGGAAATTTCGCGCCACTTCCCGATGGCGCCAAATGGATCCTGTCCTTCGCCATGCTGATGGGGCGCCTGGAGCTCTTCACCGTCCTCGTTCTGCTCGACCCGGATTTCTGGTCGCGTTGA
- the map gene encoding type I methionyl aminopeptidase: protein MVTYIDADTAPLKNTGQIRLYGPEDFKAMHRAGQLTARCLDGLADRIRPGTTTQEIDDFVFAFGEEHNAVPATLNYRGYTKSSCTSINHVVCHGIPNEKPLKDGDIVNIDVTFILDGWHGDSSRMYTVGRPKRAAERLIEVTYQSLLRGIEAARPGNTTGDIGAAIQSYVEAERCSVVRDFCGHGVGRLFHDTPNILHYGRPGEGIELKPGMIFTIEPMVNLGRPHVKVLSDGWTAVTRDRSLSAQFEHSIGITEDGHEIFTLSPAGLDNPAAHIPS from the coding sequence ATGGTCACATACATTGATGCCGACACGGCTCCACTGAAGAACACCGGGCAGATCCGCCTGTACGGCCCCGAGGATTTCAAGGCCATGCACCGGGCGGGTCAGCTCACGGCCCGCTGCCTGGATGGCCTCGCCGACAGGATCAGGCCGGGTACGACGACCCAGGAGATCGACGACTTCGTTTTCGCCTTCGGCGAGGAGCACAATGCGGTTCCGGCAACGCTGAACTATCGCGGCTACACAAAGTCGAGCTGCACCTCGATCAATCACGTCGTGTGCCACGGCATTCCGAACGAAAAGCCCCTGAAGGACGGCGACATCGTCAACATCGACGTCACCTTCATTCTCGATGGCTGGCACGGCGATTCCAGCCGCATGTACACGGTCGGGCGTCCCAAGCGCGCGGCCGAGCGCCTGATCGAGGTGACCTATCAGTCGCTGTTGCGCGGCATCGAGGCCGCCCGTCCGGGCAACACCACAGGCGACATCGGCGCGGCGATCCAGTCCTATGTCGAGGCCGAGCGCTGTTCGGTGGTGCGGGATTTCTGCGGTCACGGCGTCGGACGCCTGTTTCACGACACGCCCAACATCCTGCACTACGGTCGCCCCGGCGAAGGCATCGAGCTGAAGCCCGGCATGATCTTCACCATCGAACCGATGGTCAATCTGGGCCGGCCTCATGTGAAGGTGCTGTCGGATGGCTGGACCGCCGTGACCCGGGACCGGTCGCTGTCGGCACAGTTCGAGCATTCAATCGGCATTACAGAGGACGGACACGAGATCTTCACGCTGTCGCCGGCCGGGCTCGACAATCCCGCCGCGCACATCCCCTCCTGA
- the radC gene encoding DNA repair protein RadC: MSQDSNGFSDAGSTPHFHGHRDRLRQRFRDGGHEALQDYELLELLLFSPIKRADTKPIAKALIARFGSFAEVLAAPPARLKEVRGVGDRVVVEMKLAHAVAQRFLRGQVQGKQILSSWSAVLDYVRTAMAYSDREEFRILFLDKKNALIADEVQQRGTIDHTPVYPREVMKRALELSASAIVLVHNHPSGDPTPSRADIQMTNQIAEIAKPLGIALHDHIIVGRDGHVSFRGLQLIA, from the coding sequence ATGAGCCAGGACAGCAACGGATTTTCCGACGCCGGCTCCACCCCGCATTTCCACGGGCATCGCGACCGCCTTCGCCAGCGCTTTCGCGACGGCGGACACGAGGCGCTTCAGGACTATGAGCTTCTGGAACTCCTTCTGTTTTCTCCGATCAAGCGGGCCGACACCAAACCCATCGCAAAGGCCCTGATCGCGCGCTTCGGTTCCTTTGCGGAAGTTCTTGCGGCTCCGCCGGCGCGGCTCAAGGAGGTGCGCGGGGTCGGCGACCGGGTCGTGGTCGAAATGAAGCTCGCCCATGCGGTCGCGCAACGGTTCCTGCGCGGTCAGGTGCAGGGCAAGCAGATCCTCTCCTCCTGGTCGGCGGTTCTGGACTATGTCCGCACCGCCATGGCCTACTCGGACCGGGAGGAGTTCCGGATCCTCTTTCTGGACAAGAAGAATGCCCTGATCGCCGACGAGGTGCAGCAGCGCGGAACCATCGACCACACACCGGTCTATCCGCGCGAGGTCATGAAACGGGCGCTGGAGCTCTCCGCCAGCGCCATCGTTCTCGTTCACAATCACCCCTCCGGCGATCCGACGCCCTCGCGCGCCGACATCCAGATGACAAACCAGATCGCCGAAATCGCCAAGCCGCTCGGTATCGCGCTGCACGATCACATCATCGTCGGTCGCGACGGCCACGTCAGCTTCCGCGGACTTCAGCTGATCGCCTGA